One region of Termitidicoccus mucosus genomic DNA includes:
- a CDS encoding MotA/TolQ/ExbB proton channel family protein: MSNLVIDTFIKGGPIMWPILATSLAALTVIAERTRWWVHFHLRSDRRARAGVYAALENGRVGQAAALAAGSSDPVLRVISHGLEHRDAEFKVALQNSAAAELERAGRFLNVLDVIITLAPLLGLLGTVTGIMRAFQFVGDAEVAAINVSGGIAEALIATAAGLAIAMLTLLPFSYFNSRLARLTFHLQTAANNIEIALGAIRVREITEAPATAATAAGDNQPETAAPAAASAAIHHELGHATAA, encoded by the coding sequence ATGTCCAATCTCGTCATCGACACCTTCATCAAAGGCGGCCCGATCATGTGGCCCATTCTGGCCACGTCGCTGGCCGCGCTGACCGTCATCGCCGAACGCACCCGCTGGTGGGTTCATTTCCATCTGCGTTCCGACAGGCGCGCGCGCGCCGGGGTTTACGCCGCGCTCGAAAACGGCCGCGTAGGCCAGGCCGCCGCGCTTGCGGCCGGCTCCTCCGATCCCGTGCTCCGCGTCATCTCGCACGGGCTCGAACACCGCGACGCCGAATTCAAGGTCGCGCTGCAAAACTCCGCCGCCGCCGAGCTCGAGCGGGCCGGGCGCTTCCTCAATGTCCTCGACGTCATCATCACCCTCGCCCCCCTCCTCGGCCTGCTCGGCACCGTCACCGGCATCATGCGCGCATTCCAGTTTGTGGGCGACGCGGAAGTGGCCGCCATCAACGTCAGCGGCGGCATCGCGGAAGCCCTGATCGCGACCGCCGCCGGCCTTGCCATCGCCATGCTCACGCTGCTGCCTTTCTCTTATTTCAACTCCCGCCTCGCCCGCCTCACGTTCCACCTCCAGACCGCCGCCAACAACATCGAGATCGCGCTCGGGGCGATCCGTGTCCGCGAAATCACCGAGGCGCCCGCCACCGCCGCCACGGCCGCCGGCGACAACCAACCCGAAACCGCCGCGCCGGCCGCCGCCAGTGCCGCCATCCACCATGAACTTGGTCACGCCACAGCCGCGTAA